One window from the genome of Dermacentor silvarum isolate Dsil-2018 chromosome 5, BIME_Dsil_1.4, whole genome shotgun sequence encodes:
- the LOC119452847 gene encoding uncharacterized protein LOC119452847: MTPIDKQQLLRARVRYPSYLNVLLFAGTMAACLGVVLCSYHLVYAADPVVWITGLASFGVGVALALLALALLATSLLCKRQTLEASWMPHSVSPYEEDFGTDYYFGDADDAGRVYRPTTYVAPKILVSNPLAAPVAASMYRLVYGGDAK; encoded by the coding sequence ATGACACCCATCGACAAGCAGCAGCTCCTGCGGGCCCGCGTCCGCTACCCGTCCTACCTGAACGTGCTGCTGTTCGCCGGCACCATGGCCGCCTGCCTGGGCGTGGTCCTCTGCTCGTACCACCTGGTGTACGCCGCCGACCCCGTGGTCTGGATCACGGGCCTCGCCTCGTTCGGCGTGGGCGTGGCCCTGGCACTGCTGGCGCTCGCGCTGCTCGCCACGTCGCTGCTGTGCAAGCGCCAGACGCTCGAGGCCTCGTGGATGCCGCACAGCGTGTCGCCGTACGAGGAAGACTTCGGCACCGACTACTACttcggcgacgccgacgacgccggTCGCGTGTACAGGCCCACGACGTACGTGGCGCCCAAGATCCTCGTCTCCAACCCGCTGGCAGCGCCTGTGGCGGCCAGCATGTACCGGCTCGTCTACGGCGGGGACGCCAAGTGA